One region of Rhizobium sp. 007 genomic DNA includes:
- a CDS encoding isocitrate lyase/phosphoenolpyruvate mutase family protein, with product MPSQFVIADIFFDIFVFMFSMLVAFSGKEAHLQFKEGAITMNQASTSSANAELLSANSSSMIFRNLILSSGLTFLTEAHDCLSAVIAESAEFKGLWASGRSIYSALGYRDAREVHWTQIVNIVGRMCDAINIPVLVDCDSGLFEDACFVARKLEECGAAGICLDGKRFPKMNSFDGDSYPLAAIEDFSGHLKAVKNTTGPDFVLVARVETQIACHGLDATMACADACAEAGADAILIHSRKVVPDDILDFAREWNNRLPVVIVPTGYYRAPVSVYRDAGISTVIWADHSMRAMVVGMREISGCIQ from the coding sequence TTGCCAAGTCAGTTCGTCATTGCGGATATATTTTTTGATATATTTGTATTTATGTTCAGTATGTTAGTTGCTTTTTCTGGGAAGGAGGCTCACCTTCAGTTCAAAGAAGGAGCCATCACAATGAACCAGGCGTCTACATCTTCGGCGAACGCCGAATTGTTATCGGCCAACAGCTCATCGATGATCTTTCGTAACCTCATTCTTTCAAGCGGCCTCACATTTTTGACGGAAGCCCATGACTGCCTTTCGGCGGTGATCGCCGAAAGTGCCGAGTTCAAGGGCCTTTGGGCGTCCGGGCGTTCGATCTATTCAGCTCTCGGCTATCGGGATGCCCGCGAAGTGCACTGGACCCAGATCGTCAACATCGTCGGCCGCATGTGCGACGCAATCAATATCCCTGTCCTTGTCGATTGCGACAGCGGTCTTTTCGAAGACGCCTGTTTTGTGGCACGCAAGCTTGAGGAATGCGGTGCCGCCGGAATCTGCCTTGATGGAAAACGCTTTCCGAAGATGAACTCTTTTGACGGGGACAGTTACCCCTTGGCCGCTATCGAGGATTTTTCCGGTCATCTGAAGGCTGTTAAGAATACGACTGGACCGGACTTCGTCCTCGTTGCCCGCGTCGAAACCCAAATCGCTTGCCATGGATTGGACGCAACGATGGCTTGCGCCGATGCCTGTGCGGAGGCCGGCGCCGACGCCATCCTGATCCATTCCCGCAAAGTTGTCCCGGATGATATTCTGGACTTTGCCAGAGAGTGGAACAACAGGTTGCCGGTCGTCATCGTCCCGACGGGATATTACAGGGCACCCGTCTCAGTTTACCGCGACGCCGGTATCTCGACCGTGATCTGGGCTGACCATTCCATGCGGGCAATGGTTGTCGGGATGCGCGAGATCTCCGGCTGCATTCAATAG
- a CDS encoding HAD family hydrolase has protein sequence MTPCELVIFDCDGVLIDSETLASRIDAEELTRIGYPTSYSDVVLRFTGLSAATMRKMVEEDWGRPLPNDFDTIVQSRIKETYRTELQAIEGIDRLLHQLPLPRCVASSSAPDKLKLGLELTGLWRHFDPHVFSSVMVKAGKPAPDLFLFAAAQMGIEAARCVVVEDSIAGVRAGVAAGMTVIGFTAGAHCFDDHGQRLLSAGAAVVARSAEELGSFLTMSQAISAAER, from the coding sequence ATGACCCCTTGTGAACTGGTCATCTTCGATTGCGACGGCGTCTTAATCGATAGTGAGACGCTGGCAAGTCGCATCGACGCTGAGGAACTGACCCGCATCGGCTATCCTACGTCGTATTCTGATGTGGTTCTGCGCTTCACCGGCCTGTCGGCGGCGACCATGCGAAAAATGGTCGAGGAAGACTGGGGCCGTCCCCTGCCGAATGACTTCGATACCATCGTGCAATCCCGCATCAAGGAAACTTACCGAACGGAACTGCAAGCCATCGAAGGGATCGACCGGCTCTTGCATCAATTGCCGCTGCCACGCTGCGTCGCATCGAGCAGCGCCCCCGACAAGCTGAAGCTGGGTCTTGAACTGACGGGGCTGTGGCGACACTTCGATCCTCACGTGTTCAGTTCCGTCATGGTAAAGGCCGGCAAGCCGGCTCCGGACCTGTTCCTCTTCGCCGCGGCGCAAATGGGAATCGAGGCCGCGCGCTGTGTCGTTGTGGAAGACAGCATTGCCGGCGTCCGAGCCGGCGTAGCCGCCGGGATGACGGTCATCGGCTTTACGGCGGGTGCCCACTGCTTCGATGACCACGGTCAACGACTGCTCTCAGCCGGCGCTGCGGTCGTTGCGCGGTCGGCTGAAGAGCTGGGTTCGTTCTTGACGATGAGCCAGGCTATATCCGCTGCAGAACGATAA
- a CDS encoding sulfatase-like hydrolase/transferase, with translation MSNYNIVWICSDQQRWDTLQCLGFKGTQTPNIDRLAARGTAFARAYSQSPICTPSRTSFLTGMYPIAHQVHQNGAGAFPSHLRLIPKLMANAGYYTGHIGKLHLSATRQMIEKRPDDGYAEFYWSPEPFPEWSGDHDYHAWLWDKGVDPETYFKPYQHQHYGPGPAAEYRQVRWAGDRAERFIKMHSDRSWYLAINIDAPHPPLNPPEDYLRRFNSADMPNPAFKPIDLEHQKKFEKVDQQAKFAINPWRAAHGVGEAHNDGPAGPTHETPPTSFNIWEMRAAYHAEVAQVDDLVGRVLEVLTETGQLDRTIIVFMSDHGDMMGDHGLLYKGCRFYEGVVHVPLIISVPGSLVHGSVSNALVELVDIAPTLLSLSGLEIPKAMQGLSLDQMLLGNTSLDCHKHYVVSEYYNSLRFQGSRGTRASMYYDGRYKLNVYHDVGIGELFDHQKDPNEHYDLWNSVHHRDLKACLLESSFSAMMVRSGSGPERIEDY, from the coding sequence TTGAGCAACTATAATATCGTCTGGATTTGCAGTGACCAGCAACGGTGGGACACATTGCAATGTCTGGGGTTCAAGGGCACGCAAACTCCCAATATCGACCGGCTAGCTGCGAGGGGCACTGCTTTTGCTCGCGCATATAGCCAGAGCCCCATCTGCACGCCGAGCCGGACGAGCTTCCTGACGGGGATGTATCCGATCGCGCACCAGGTGCATCAGAACGGTGCAGGTGCCTTTCCGTCGCATCTGCGTTTAATCCCGAAACTGATGGCAAATGCGGGCTACTACACAGGTCACATCGGAAAGCTGCATCTGTCCGCCACTCGGCAAATGATAGAAAAGCGTCCTGACGACGGATATGCCGAGTTTTACTGGAGCCCTGAGCCATTTCCGGAGTGGTCGGGCGACCACGACTATCATGCCTGGTTATGGGATAAAGGGGTGGACCCCGAGACCTATTTCAAACCATATCAGCACCAGCACTATGGACCGGGGCCGGCAGCTGAGTACCGACAGGTTCGTTGGGCGGGCGATCGAGCTGAGCGTTTTATCAAGATGCATTCTGATCGCAGTTGGTACCTTGCTATCAACATCGACGCACCTCATCCGCCGCTCAATCCTCCGGAAGACTATCTGAGGCGTTTCAATTCGGCCGACATGCCAAACCCTGCCTTCAAGCCAATCGATCTTGAACACCAAAAGAAATTCGAGAAAGTGGATCAGCAGGCGAAGTTTGCGATCAATCCTTGGCGCGCGGCACATGGCGTGGGTGAAGCACACAATGATGGGCCGGCAGGCCCCACGCATGAAACGCCGCCCACAAGCTTCAATATATGGGAGATGAGAGCGGCCTACCACGCGGAAGTGGCTCAAGTCGACGATCTGGTCGGCCGCGTACTCGAGGTGCTGACGGAAACCGGACAGCTCGATCGCACGATCATCGTCTTCATGAGCGATCATGGTGATATGATGGGTGACCATGGCCTGCTCTACAAAGGCTGCCGGTTCTATGAGGGTGTGGTGCATGTACCACTTATAATTTCCGTGCCTGGCAGCTTAGTACATGGATCGGTGTCGAATGCCCTTGTCGAACTGGTCGATATTGCACCCACGTTACTTTCGTTGTCGGGGCTTGAGATCCCCAAGGCCATGCAGGGATTGTCACTCGATCAAATGCTGCTCGGCAACACCTCACTAGATTGCCATAAGCACTACGTGGTCAGTGAGTATTACAATTCCCTCCGTTTCCAGGGAAGCCGAGGCACACGGGCATCAATGTACTATGATGGCCGTTACAAACTAAATGTATATCATGATGTCGGAATAGGAGAGCTGTTCGATCATCAGAAGGATCCCAATGAACACTATGATCTTTGGAACAGCGTCCATCATAGGGACTTGAAAGCCTGCCTTTTAGAGAGCAGCTTTTCCGCAATGATGGTTAGAAGTGGATCAGGTCCAGAAAGGATCGAGGACTACTAG
- a CDS encoding type II toxin-antitoxin system VapC family toxin yields the protein MTRYLLDTNIISDLVRNPGGLATKHLQRAGDENVCTSIIVAAELRYGCAKKGSAKLLERVEEVLSAIPVLALEGPADIVYGSIRATLEREGRTVGHNGLLIAAHASSLGTTLVTANVGEFSRIPDLTIENWIE from the coding sequence TTGACGCGCTATCTGCTCGATACGAACATCATCAGCGATCTCGTGCGCAATCCTGGTGGGCTAGCAACGAAGCATCTGCAGCGCGCCGGCGACGAGAACGTTTGCACCAGCATCATCGTCGCGGCCGAGTTGCGATACGGATGCGCAAAGAAGGGTTCGGCCAAGCTTCTGGAACGGGTAGAGGAGGTCTTGTCGGCAATTCCAGTCCTTGCACTGGAGGGTCCCGCGGACATCGTCTACGGCTCGATCCGTGCCACTCTCGAGCGGGAAGGGCGGACCGTTGGCCACAACGGCCTGCTGATCGCCGCGCATGCCTCCTCTCTCGGCACAACATTGGTGACTGCCAATGTTGGCGAGTTCAGCAGAATACCTGACCTGACAATTGAGAACTGGATCGAATGA
- a CDS encoding metallophosphoesterase: MPSSVQESGPRKCRAMQKIIHITDPHLVAADKMLYGIDPAQRLRDTLAHVSSIHSDAKLILVTGDLADTGDPAAYALLREILSEVRLPVYLTMGNHDDRSAFRGVFGGEGFVQAAIDLDDWRVVLLDTKDDISHFGCLDGGRFEWLEEQLVHAAGRPVVVAMHHTPGDLHVPCFRMGGMKEIDRFFSIARRQGSVRHMLCGHRHVAAAGSLSGIPFTASRGTAQHIVLDWEQYSKPIFVAATPSYDVVMLDGIDVVVHRHEGLELLPVIRPGDPK; encoded by the coding sequence TTGCCCAGCTCCGTGCAGGAGTCTGGTCCTCGTAAGTGTCGAGCAATGCAAAAAATCATTCACATAACCGACCCCCATTTAGTCGCAGCTGACAAGATGCTTTACGGCATCGATCCGGCGCAGAGATTGCGTGACACCTTGGCGCATGTCTCAAGCATACACTCAGATGCGAAGCTCATCCTGGTAACCGGCGATCTTGCCGATACGGGCGATCCGGCCGCGTACGCCCTCTTACGCGAAATTTTGTCGGAGGTTCGGCTGCCTGTTTATTTGACGATGGGCAATCATGATGATCGCAGTGCGTTTCGAGGCGTTTTCGGTGGAGAAGGCTTCGTGCAGGCGGCAATCGATCTCGACGATTGGCGCGTGGTCCTGCTCGACACGAAGGACGACATAAGCCATTTCGGTTGTCTCGACGGCGGCCGGTTTGAATGGCTCGAAGAGCAGCTTGTTCACGCCGCCGGTCGCCCAGTCGTGGTCGCTATGCATCATACGCCTGGGGACCTGCATGTGCCTTGCTTCCGAATGGGCGGTATGAAGGAGATCGATCGGTTCTTCTCCATCGCTAGGCGGCAGGGGTCGGTTCGACACATGCTTTGCGGTCATCGGCATGTCGCAGCGGCGGGGAGTTTGTCGGGGATACCTTTCACGGCCAGCCGAGGTACGGCGCAGCATATCGTCCTCGACTGGGAACAGTATAGTAAGCCGATATTTGTTGCTGCCACGCCCTCATACGATGTCGTCATGTTGGATGGGATCGATGTCGTCGTCCATCGTCACGAGGGCCTTGAGCTGTTGCCCGTCATTCGCCCCGGTGACCCGAAATGA
- a CDS encoding aspartate kinase, with amino-acid sequence MDGAITGFPPYGFSAVVKFGGSIMRDLAVCKHAVAELERLADHGHRILVVPGGGIPDKAIEAIDAAASLTPSTAHHACALAQDQTGYMLADPAFSSKLVPSASLGECRAVAKDGKVPVLLPSRLLFAADPVEWTWHITSDAVAAWIAWLTSTPRLVIWTSVDGVHRGGAIDDPAALVEQITAQDLVRFGHTSIDACAVDFMAQKHLPGAVINARYPARLADWLAGRPVKATNITVNRSEEARIDSQIMGIHNGL; translated from the coding sequence ATGGACGGCGCAATTACAGGATTTCCGCCATACGGCTTTTCGGCTGTTGTAAAGTTCGGCGGGAGCATCATGCGCGATCTTGCAGTATGCAAGCACGCTGTAGCCGAACTCGAGCGTCTTGCCGATCATGGTCATAGAATTCTGGTTGTTCCCGGCGGCGGCATCCCGGACAAAGCAATAGAGGCGATCGATGCGGCAGCTTCATTAACTCCATCAACCGCGCATCATGCGTGCGCTCTGGCGCAGGACCAAACCGGATACATGCTTGCTGACCCTGCCTTCTCTTCCAAGCTGGTCCCATCGGCGAGCCTGGGCGAATGCCGAGCTGTCGCGAAAGACGGGAAAGTCCCAGTCCTACTGCCTTCCCGCTTGCTATTTGCGGCTGACCCAGTGGAATGGACCTGGCACATCACATCCGACGCCGTGGCCGCGTGGATAGCTTGGCTTACTAGCACGCCGAGGCTGGTGATTTGGACGAGTGTGGATGGCGTGCATCGCGGTGGCGCGATAGATGATCCTGCCGCACTCGTAGAACAGATTACCGCCCAAGACCTTGTCCGTTTCGGCCACACATCGATTGATGCATGTGCCGTCGATTTCATGGCGCAGAAGCATCTCCCCGGCGCCGTAATTAACGCTCGGTATCCAGCACGTCTCGCCGACTGGCTCGCAGGGAGGCCCGTCAAAGCCACCAACATTACGGTGAATCGAAGCGAAGAAGCGCGTATCGACTCTCAAATCATGGGGATACATAATGGCCTCTAG
- a CDS encoding sulfotransferase domain-containing protein — MLHPLPEEVRAITGLNFPLYPCSNGAWSIKPTVGPSSARVMICSIPKAGTHLYARLLALLGLEQSDVFFNRDYLGDFRFVNVERARFTHSENILRIPIEIASLFVQPGQFGYGHLPCDIAIRRCLADFKVIFVTREMRAAIVSQMRYVGDSDWCPPGRTEIKWRNEPNGQDKMLKYFDEIAPFIFNERCHPMAPWADEIDVLGLTYEQIIGDHGKEVQLETIRKVAEFCEIRPPQPELILDQLIGKQTFTFSGGRTSWDAYWNPEIEARFMTFGGSELNERFGFGA, encoded by the coding sequence ATGCTTCACCCGCTTCCAGAAGAAGTGCGCGCTATCACAGGTCTAAACTTCCCACTTTATCCCTGCTCAAATGGGGCTTGGTCGATCAAACCAACCGTCGGCCCCTCAAGCGCGCGGGTTATGATTTGTTCCATCCCGAAAGCGGGCACCCACCTATATGCCCGTCTTCTTGCTCTGCTCGGGCTTGAACAGTCCGATGTGTTTTTCAATCGAGACTATCTCGGAGACTTCCGCTTTGTAAATGTCGAGAGAGCTCGCTTCACTCATTCGGAAAATATCCTACGGATACCGATTGAGATAGCGTCGCTCTTTGTTCAACCCGGTCAGTTTGGATATGGGCATCTGCCTTGCGACATCGCGATCCGTCGTTGCTTGGCGGATTTCAAAGTCATCTTTGTCACACGCGAGATGCGGGCGGCAATCGTATCGCAGATGCGGTATGTCGGTGATAGCGATTGGTGTCCGCCCGGGAGGACCGAGATCAAGTGGCGCAATGAGCCGAACGGGCAAGACAAAATGCTAAAGTACTTCGACGAGATCGCGCCCTTCATTTTCAACGAACGTTGTCACCCAATGGCGCCGTGGGCAGATGAGATTGATGTTCTTGGATTGACCTACGAACAGATCATAGGTGACCACGGGAAGGAAGTTCAGCTCGAAACCATCCGCAAAGTTGCAGAGTTTTGCGAGATTCGACCACCGCAGCCCGAGCTAATCTTGGATCAACTGATCGGAAAGCAGACCTTCACCTTCTCCGGCGGGAGAACGTCCTGGGACGCTTACTGGAATCCGGAGATCGAGGCGCGATTTATGACGTTCGGTGGATCAGAATTGAACGAGCGTTTCGGCTTTGGCGCATGA
- a CDS encoding HAD family phosphatase: protein MTATPSITAFTRPRPRLIIFDFDGTLAETEIIASEVTAKKLAAQGIDAHPDEITSVLSGIKRDDLQPRLESYFGVNLPTNFMEAVEMEIQHAASTRLPATPGAIEVLEWLSIPFCVASNTSRFDLIRRMRAANLLGLVGPRFFSSDDIGVRKPDPSVLLLAAEVMGVCPSECLVIEDSVNGLNAARNANMRYCAFGGARHHSVQLRDILRTFEPEALLLNLEELKAFLHPQQEGWLDLEGLALCRAKR from the coding sequence ATGACCGCTACACCCTCAATCACAGCTTTCACTCGACCTCGGCCTCGACTGATCATCTTTGATTTTGACGGAACCCTTGCAGAAACGGAAATCATAGCGTCTGAGGTAACCGCGAAAAAGCTCGCCGCGCAAGGCATCGATGCGCATCCGGATGAAATTACGAGCGTGCTCTCCGGAATTAAGCGGGACGATCTACAGCCTCGTCTAGAAAGCTATTTCGGTGTCAACTTGCCAACAAATTTCATGGAAGCGGTCGAAATGGAAATCCAGCATGCCGCTTCTACGAGGCTACCGGCAACACCTGGCGCGATAGAGGTGCTTGAATGGCTTAGCATTCCCTTTTGTGTCGCATCAAATACATCTCGCTTCGATCTCATCCGGCGTATGAGGGCCGCTAATCTCCTGGGGCTCGTTGGGCCGCGGTTCTTCTCCTCCGATGACATCGGCGTCCGCAAGCCCGACCCTTCCGTGCTGCTTTTGGCAGCGGAAGTGATGGGCGTATGCCCGAGCGAATGTCTCGTCATCGAGGACAGCGTCAACGGCCTCAATGCTGCGCGGAACGCAAACATGCGCTATTGCGCATTCGGTGGCGCCCGCCACCATTCCGTTCAGTTGAGGGATATTCTGCGGACCTTTGAGCCCGAGGCACTGCTCCTGAACTTGGAGGAGCTCAAAGCCTTTCTTCACCCACAGCAGGAAGGTTGGCTGGATCTTGAAGGCTTGGCGCTCTGCCGTGCGAAACGTTGA
- a CDS encoding MurR/RpiR family transcriptional regulator, with the protein MKNANLSPTLVRNAVYDLVTSGPSSQSRIAHYIAQNPEVVGDLSISELARLTSSGEASIVRFCRTLGFSGFREFRMAFTGEIERDKARRATQYLGSEDKHVRPEIANLSAALQHSVAASARLLDYEQIKGVTKRLRSATRVEAFGMGVSAICAELLTHRLIWLGIPIHSTGTVNIARGLAHGLDASNFAIGISYEGMSEETVAFLRTARGRGADTLAITTREKSAITEVADEVLLLSSAGPWPEAGSARLIPSMALLSECIAECLKGHKNISSLTPHSNRKP; encoded by the coding sequence ATGAAGAACGCGAACTTATCACCAACTTTGGTGCGGAATGCAGTATACGACCTGGTCACCAGCGGACCGAGCTCGCAATCAAGGATCGCGCATTACATCGCCCAGAACCCAGAAGTCGTCGGAGATCTATCAATCTCCGAACTCGCCAGGCTGACCAGCAGCGGGGAAGCGTCGATCGTGCGATTTTGCCGTACACTCGGCTTTTCTGGATTTCGCGAGTTCAGGATGGCGTTCACCGGAGAGATTGAGCGCGACAAAGCCCGGCGAGCAACGCAGTACCTCGGCAGTGAAGATAAACATGTAAGGCCGGAAATTGCCAACCTGAGCGCTGCTCTCCAGCATTCCGTAGCGGCCTCAGCTCGACTTCTCGACTATGAACAGATCAAGGGCGTAACGAAGAGGTTGCGAAGTGCGACGCGCGTTGAAGCCTTTGGCATGGGCGTATCTGCAATCTGTGCTGAGCTATTGACGCATCGCTTGATCTGGCTCGGGATCCCTATTCATTCAACCGGTACCGTGAATATAGCGCGCGGTCTGGCACACGGACTTGATGCTTCGAATTTTGCTATCGGCATTTCCTATGAGGGAATGAGCGAGGAGACTGTAGCTTTTCTGAGGACGGCTCGCGGCAGAGGTGCGGATACGCTCGCAATCACCACACGTGAAAAATCCGCGATCACCGAAGTTGCCGATGAGGTTTTATTGTTGAGCTCCGCAGGCCCTTGGCCGGAAGCTGGATCGGCAAGGCTCATACCTTCAATGGCGCTCTTGAGTGAATGCATCGCCGAGTGCCTGAAGGGGCACAAGAACATTTCCAGTCTTACCCCGCACTCGAACAGGAAACCCTAG
- a CDS encoding MurR/RpiR family transcriptional regulator, translating into MISDAINTAPNALARIAFSIFKDPEAVLALSIADLARNTGSGSASIIRFCRMLGFSGFREFKIALSGEIERRKAFGLARPVAPEDVSLAPRVAALSTAIQNSIAASAQGFDELQICDLANRVRAARRVEVFGTGSSSICADILAMRLIWLGLPVHSSGSASMTHGLARALDPSSLAIGVSSSGHTAETKNFLDIARKAGAYTIAITTLACGAVAGAADEVILFTPIGAWPVPGSVMHVPSVVLLSEYLGQCVEEAEAVSTGAGNPDK; encoded by the coding sequence ATGATCAGTGATGCGATCAATACCGCTCCGAATGCGCTTGCGCGTATAGCATTTTCTATCTTTAAGGACCCCGAGGCTGTGCTAGCGCTGTCCATAGCTGATCTTGCACGCAACACCGGGAGCGGTTCTGCCTCGATAATACGATTTTGCCGAATGCTCGGATTCTCTGGATTTCGCGAGTTTAAGATTGCACTTAGCGGTGAAATTGAGCGGCGGAAGGCATTTGGATTGGCCAGACCCGTCGCACCGGAAGATGTAAGCCTTGCGCCGCGGGTCGCCGCTCTCAGTACTGCGATACAGAACTCGATCGCTGCGTCCGCTCAAGGTTTTGACGAGCTTCAAATATGTGATCTTGCCAATCGTGTCCGAGCGGCCCGACGCGTCGAAGTGTTCGGTACGGGGTCGTCGTCCATCTGCGCCGACATTTTGGCGATGCGGCTGATTTGGCTGGGACTCCCCGTGCATTCCTCGGGTTCCGCAAGCATGACCCATGGTCTGGCGCGAGCGCTTGACCCATCGAGTCTTGCAATTGGCGTCTCCTCGTCGGGCCACACCGCGGAAACCAAGAACTTTCTGGATATCGCGCGCAAAGCCGGAGCATACACGATTGCCATTACAACCCTTGCATGCGGCGCGGTGGCTGGGGCCGCAGACGAGGTAATCCTATTTACTCCGATCGGCGCTTGGCCGGTACCTGGGTCAGTCATGCATGTGCCGTCCGTAGTACTACTGAGTGAATATCTCGGCCAGTGTGTGGAGGAGGCGGAAGCTGTATCAACCGGCGCGGGGAATCCGGATAAGTAG
- a CDS encoding DUF982 domain-containing protein, producing the protein MARTLFDRAVYVQRKYFIDEITSLDEVFTFLEAWPEAKRDLAYDTLLKACREAANGRFPIGAARENVRRFLKKAGMLAEIDDVPNLGQRMADRNIGNA; encoded by the coding sequence ATGGCCCGTACCCTGTTTGATCGCGCAGTCTACGTTCAGCGTAAGTATTTCATTGACGAGATCACCAGCCTTGACGAGGTCTTCACTTTTCTCGAAGCTTGGCCGGAGGCAAAGAGAGACCTCGCCTACGACACGCTGTTGAAGGCGTGCCGAGAAGCGGCCAACGGTCGATTTCCAATTGGCGCCGCGCGTGAGAATGTCCGGCGTTTTCTGAAGAAGGCAGGCATGTTGGCCGAGATCGACGATGTGCCGAATTTAGGCCAGCGGATGGCCGACCGAAATATTGGGAACGCCTAA
- a CDS encoding nucleoside-diphosphate kinase: MASSALIVYGPEVARSDLTCLLDDFIRQRTGLELAERFFSLHSRGSIDAFYSLTGSTGGRHWPLVLDLFDMRPVCVTIWSGPNALPLSQELKGNSQPAQARSGTVRSLFFCDNPVTNLVHVSDSDEIMKAELGILRTRFMGDEVAAWNSLNSGCIAHSSFQMLLKVLSGRGGTRRLDNWSDGSAVAHARFCYRRAVLLALKSGLTSTVQDYLRGDRAGLEGLIRHASLLSSWDRLILEAGLYSMPLWNCLLGQRRRTVGPVSDDYRVHIGENI; this comes from the coding sequence ATGGCCTCTAGTGCGCTGATAGTCTATGGCCCAGAGGTCGCACGATCTGATCTTACCTGCCTGCTCGACGACTTTATTCGCCAGCGAACCGGTCTTGAACTCGCGGAACGGTTCTTCTCACTTCATAGTCGTGGATCGATTGACGCATTCTATTCGTTGACAGGTTCGACCGGAGGGAGGCACTGGCCACTCGTGCTGGACTTATTTGACATGCGTCCGGTTTGCGTCACAATCTGGAGCGGACCAAATGCGCTGCCACTCTCGCAAGAACTTAAGGGTAACAGTCAGCCAGCCCAGGCTAGGAGTGGCACCGTACGCAGTCTTTTTTTCTGCGACAACCCGGTGACGAACCTCGTCCATGTGAGCGACAGTGATGAAATAATGAAGGCCGAGCTGGGAATACTTCGGACACGTTTCATGGGTGACGAAGTGGCCGCTTGGAATTCTCTCAACTCGGGCTGCATCGCCCATTCATCTTTCCAAATGTTGCTAAAAGTTCTCAGCGGCAGGGGCGGTACACGGAGGCTGGACAATTGGAGTGACGGTAGCGCCGTTGCTCACGCGCGCTTCTGTTACAGGAGAGCAGTCCTGCTCGCACTGAAGTCGGGGCTGACATCGACGGTCCAAGATTACCTTCGTGGCGATCGCGCCGGCTTAGAAGGCCTCATCCGGCACGCATCTCTCCTCTCGTCTTGGGACCGCCTTATCCTCGAGGCCGGTCTGTATTCGATGCCTCTCTGGAATTGCCTTCTCGGTCAAAGACGTCGAACTGTGGGGCCAGTCAGCGACGATTATCGCGTCCACATCGGCGAGAACATATGA
- a CDS encoding antitoxin: MVHAHQPDSKEVRLFRNNRSQAIRIPAEFELPGERVVISREGDRLVIEPVRTSTGLLNLLASWSPLDEEFPDIEDAPVKPEEIF; the protein is encoded by the coding sequence ATGGTTCACGCACATCAGCCGGATTCGAAGGAGGTTCGGCTATTTCGTAATAACCGCAGCCAGGCTATTCGAATTCCGGCCGAATTCGAGCTCCCGGGCGAGCGCGTCGTTATCAGCCGTGAGGGCGATCGTCTCGTCATCGAGCCAGTGCGCACGAGCACAGGATTGCTCAACCTACTTGCGAGCTGGTCTCCCCTCGATGAGGAGTTTCCGGATATCGAGGACGCTCCGGTAAAGCCGGAGGAAATTTTTTGA
- a CDS encoding ATP-binding cassette domain-containing protein, with protein sequence MSLLGPSGCGKSTLLRIVAGFEAQDRGTVSLDGLAVDHLAPRARDLAMVFQRRAQREIIDQVQRGTLSPDEGLKEMVTTTNSLINRPFRNLSLAQLRAGVWSS encoded by the coding sequence ATGTCTCTTCTCGGCCCGTCGGGATGTGGAAAATCAACCCTCTTGCGGATTGTTGCGGGCTTCGAGGCGCAGGACCGCGGCACGGTTTCGCTTGACGGGCTGGCCGTGGACCATCTCGCTCCAAGGGCGCGCGACCTGGCGATGGTTTTCCAGAGGCGTGCGCAGCGTGAAATCATCGATCAGGTCCAGCGCGGAACTCTGTCCCCGGATGAAGGCCTGAAAGAGATGGTCACAACGACAAACAGCCTCATCAATCGACCGTTTCGCAATCTTTCCCTTGCCCAGCTCCGTGCAGGAGTCTGGTCCTCGTAA